In Candidatus Methylomirabilota bacterium, a genomic segment contains:
- a CDS encoding ABC transporter permease yields MAIATARVEESAPGTAEGKARRHTSVIVFVAVLLVILVIPAVLAPWLSPHDPLEGRLAQKLKPPAWLAGGTWEFPLGTDPLGRDILSRLIWGARVSLSVSLVAIVIGGLVGTVLGLVAGYFGGWTDTLIMRVVDVAFSLPTILLALVLAVVVGPSFQTVIVIVALLLWARYARQVRGEVLSVRERDFVAQARIAGCSHLRIIFGHILPNVSNTLIVLATLQVGYVILLEGTLSFLGVGIPPPSPAWGLMVATGRGLIVSAWWVSFFPGLAILVTVLVLNLLGDWLRDRLDPRLRQV; encoded by the coding sequence ATGGCGATCGCGACGGCTCGGGTCGAGGAGAGCGCACCGGGAACGGCGGAGGGCAAGGCCAGGCGCCACACGTCGGTCATCGTGTTCGTGGCGGTCCTCCTGGTCATCCTGGTCATTCCGGCGGTGCTGGCGCCGTGGCTGTCGCCCCACGACCCCCTGGAAGGGCGCCTGGCCCAGAAGCTCAAGCCCCCCGCCTGGCTGGCCGGTGGCACCTGGGAGTTCCCGCTGGGCACCGACCCGCTGGGACGGGACATCCTGAGCCGGCTCATCTGGGGCGCCCGGGTCTCGCTCTCGGTGTCGCTGGTGGCCATCGTCATCGGCGGTCTGGTGGGCACGGTGCTGGGACTGGTCGCCGGCTACTTCGGCGGCTGGACCGACACGCTGATCATGCGCGTGGTCGACGTGGCCTTCTCGCTTCCCACGATCCTGCTGGCCCTGGTTCTGGCCGTGGTGGTGGGGCCGAGTTTTCAGACCGTCATCGTCATCGTCGCGCTCCTGCTGTGGGCGCGCTACGCCCGGCAGGTCCGCGGCGAGGTCCTGTCCGTACGGGAGCGCGACTTCGTGGCCCAGGCCCGGATCGCCGGGTGCTCGCATCTGCGCATCATCTTCGGTCACATCCTGCCCAACGTCAGCAACACCCTGATCGTGCTCGCCACGTTGCAGGTCGGCTACGTGATCCTGCTCGAGGGCACGCTCTCCTTCCTGGGCGTCGGCATTCCGCCCCCGTCGCCGGCGTGGGGGCTCATGGTGGCCACCGGCCGGGGACTGATCGTCTCCGCGTGGTGGGTGTCGTTCTTTCCCGGGTTGGCCATCCTCGTGACGGTGCTCGTGCTGAACCTGCTGGGGGACTGGCTGAGGGACCGTCTCGATCCGAGACTCCGGCAGGTCTGA